From a region of the Haematobia irritans isolate KBUSLIRL chromosome 4, ASM5000362v1, whole genome shotgun sequence genome:
- the ple gene encoding tyrosine hydroxylase ple gives MMAVAAAQKNREMFAIKKSYSIENGYPSRRRSLVDDARFESLVVKQNKQIVLEEARNKANDGSLEDAILQAKGEHAPTQEQIELQDEQPLENLDVVDDVPQTEFNDVSIENNLPVESEQTQETNDSDEFSDKQNTTDDAGLTEDEIVLANAAGESPEAENAVQNAALIVRLKEGITSLGRILKAIENYHGTIQHVESRQSRSDGVDHDVLIKLSMTRGNLLQLIRSLRQTGSFSSINLMAENNISVKAPWFPKHASELDNCNHLMTKYEPDLDMNHPGFADKVYRQRRKEIAEIAFAYKYGDPIPHINYTEVEVKTWRSVFRMVKELTPKHACKEYRIAFKKLEEEKIFVEDRLPQLQEMSDFLRKNTGFTLRPAAGLLTARDFLASLAFRIFQSTQYVRHVNSPFHTPEPDCIHELLGHMPLLSDPSFAQFSQEIGLASLGASDDEIEKLSTVYWFTVEFGLCKEHGDVKAYGAGLLSAYGELLHAISDKCEHRPFEPASTAVQPYQDQEYQPIYYVAESFDDAKDKFRRWVSTMSRPFEVRFNPHTERVEILDTVEKLDTLLHQMNTEILHLTNAINKMRRPF, from the exons ATGATGGCTGTAGCTGCTGCTCAAAAGAACCGCGAAATGTTCGCTATCAAAAAATCCTACAGTATTGAG AATGGTTATCCCTCCCGCCGCCGCTCTTTGGTGGACGATGCCCGTTTTGAAAGTTTGGTcgttaaacaaaacaaacaaattgttttggagGAAGCCCGCAACAAAGCCAATG ATGGTTCTTTGGAAGATGCCATTTTGCAAGCCAAGGGTGAACATGCCCCTACCCAAGAACAAATTGAATTGCAAGATGAACAACCTCTAGAGAATTTGGATGTTGTTGATGATGTTCCACAAACAGAATTCAATGATG TCtccattgaaaataatttgccAGTTGAATCTGAACAAACTCAGGAAACTAATGATAGTGATGAATTtagtgataaacaaaatacaacagatg atgcTGGTTTAACTGAAGATGAAATCGTATTGGCCAATGCTGCCGGTGAATCTCCCGAAGCTGAAAACGCTGTTCAAAATGCCGCTTTAATTGTACGTCTTAAGGAGGGCATTACCTCTTTGGGCCGTATCTTGAAAGCCATTGAAAACTATCATGGAACCATTCAACATGTTGAGTCTCGCCAATCACGCTCCGACGGGGTCGATCATGATGTCTTGATCAAATTGAGCATGACTCGTGGCAATTTGTTGCAGCTGATCCGTTCTTTGCGTCAGACCGGTTCATTCAGCAGCATCAATTTGATGGCCGAGAATAATATCAGCGTTAAGGCCCCATGGTTCCCCAAACATGCTTCGGAATTGGATAACTGCAATCATTTGATGACCAAATATGAGCCCGATTTGGATATGAATCATCCTGGTTTCGCCGACAAGGTCTATCGTCAACGTCGTAAGGAAATTGCCGAAATTGCTTTCGCTTACAAATACGGAGATCCAATCCCCCACATTAACTATACCGAAGTTGAAGTTAAGACCTGGCGTTCTGTATTCCGCATGGTCAAGGAATTGACACCCAAGCATGCTTGCAAAGAATATCGCATTGCTTTCAAGAAATTGGAAGAAGAGAAAATCTTTGTTGAGGATCGTTTGCCACAATTGCAAGAGATGTCCGATTTCTTGCGTAAGAATACCGGATTCACTTTGAGACCAGCTGCTGGTCTATTGACAGCTCGTGACTTTTTGGCTTCGTTGGCTTTCCGTATCTTCCAGAGCACCCAATATGTGCGTCATGTGAACTCACCCTTCCACACTCCAGAACC TGATTGCATTCATGAATTGTTGGGTCATATGCCTTTGTTGTCTGATCCCAGCTTTGCTCAATTCTCTCAGGAAATTGGTTTGGCCTCATTGGGTGCTTCTGAtgatgaaattgaaaaattatctaCC GTCTACTGGTTCACCGTTGAATTCGGTCTCTGCAAAGAACATGGCGATGTCAAGGCCTATGGTGCTGGTCTTCTATCGGCTTATGGTGAACTCTTGCATGCCATTTCCGATAAATGTGAACATCGTCCCTTCGAACCCGCCTCCACCGCTGTTCAACCCTATCAAGATCAAGAATACCAACCCATCTATTATGTGGCCGAAAGTTTCGATGATGCCAAGGACAAATTCCGTCGTTGGGTATCCACCATGTCCCGTCCCTTCGAAGTGCGTTTCAATCCCCATACTGAGCGTGTAGAAATTCTGGACACAGTTGAAAAATTGGATACCCTTTTGCATCAAATGAACACAGAAATCCTACATCTGACCAATGCCATTAATAAAATGCGTCGTCCTTTCTAA